From Anomalospiza imberbis isolate Cuckoo-Finch-1a 21T00152 chromosome 6, ASM3175350v1, whole genome shotgun sequence, one genomic window encodes:
- the LOC137476185 gene encoding olfactory receptor 5AR1-like yields MMDSQSPSCEQCRIYGQGNLCLVPTMRHRMQRVNLSAVSEFVFVGLSDAPEIRLLLFVSFLLIYLATMASNITLLIAISTDSHLHSPMYFFLSNLSLLDLLCPTITVPKMLGILLLEHKEISFSGCLFQHFSLIAVVGTEIFLLAVMAYDRYVAVCHPLRYPSIMSTKLCAQLALGTWVTGLLNSLLHTSLVFTLSFCGPNKIQQYYCDIPPVLALSCSSTYSRELVILVVAGVLGSSACVVTVVSYLYILLEILARKSPGIWHKAFSTCGSHLAVVCLFYGTTICTYVRPSFTYCPHWDRVVSMLYGMLTPLLNPIIYSLRNKEVKCALTRVINQVRRALRRQENLAQSPPSAG; encoded by the exons ATGATGGACAGCCAGAGTCCTTCATGTGAACAGTGCAGAATTTATGGCCAG GGAAACCTCTGCCTCGTTCCCACAATGAGACATAGGATGCAGAGGGTCAACCTCTCAGCAGTATCCGAATTTGTTTTCGTGGGCCTCTCTGATGCTCCAGAAATCCGTTTGCTTCTCTTTGTGTCGTTTCTGCTCATTTATTTGGCCACCATGGCAAGCAACATCACTCTCCTCATTGCCATCAGCACCGACTCCCACCTGCACAGCCCCATGTACTTTTTCCTCAGCAACTTATCCCTGCTGGATCTCTTATGTCCCACCATCACCGTGCCCAAGATGCTGGGGATCTTGCTGCTGGAGCACAAAGAGATTTCTTTCTCTGGCTGCCTGTTCCAGCACTTTTCCCTCATTGCTGTGGTGGGCACGGAGATTTTCCTCCTGGCTGTGATGGCCTACGACCGCTACGTGGCTGTGTGCCACCCCCTGAGGTATCCGAGCATCATGAGCACGAAGCTGTGTGCtcagctggccctgggcacctggGTAACAGGGCTTCTGAACTCCCTGCTCCACACCTCTCTGGTTTTCACACTCTCTTTCTGTGGTCCTAACAAAATCCAGCAGTATTACTGTGACATTCCTCCCGTGCTGGCCCTCTCCTGCTCGTCCACCTACAGCAGGGAGTTGGTGATCCTGGTGGTGGctggggtgctggggagcagcgCCTGCGTGGTCACTGTGGTCTCTTACCTCTATATCCTCCTGGAAATCCTGGCCAGGAAGTCCCCTGGGATCTGGCACAAGGCTTTCTCCACCTGTGGTTCTCACCTGGCCGTAGTTTGCCTTTTTTATGGCACCACCATCTGCACCTACGTCCGCCCTTCCTTCACCTATTGCCCGCACTGGGACAGGGTCGTGTCCATGCTCTATGGAATGCTCACCCCGCTCCTAAATCCCATCATCTACAGCCTCAGGAATAAAGAGGTAAAATGTGCCCTAACAAGAGTGATCAACCAGGTGAGAAGGGCTTTAAGAAGACAAGAAAACCTCGCTCAGTCTCCACCATCGGCTGGGTAG
- the LOC137476187 gene encoding olfactory receptor 4D5-like has protein sequence MAQENSSRVTEFILLGLSDTRELTLLFFTLFLLAYAMVLLGNLLIIVTVRTDPKLSSPMYFLLCNLSFIDICYTSVTTPRVLVTLLSGHKAIAFEGCMAQLFFLHFVGSSEMFLLTVMAFDRYMAICRPLHYTAIMARGACWALVTACWAGGFIHSTVQTVLTLQLPFCGPNTIHSYFCDMPQIIRLACTDTALTEWLMASNSGLISLGCFLVLVASYALILAKVRARVSQRNWKALSTCASHVMAVTLLFMPCIFTYLRPAGTLPTSKYVCVIYTIFSPMMNPLIYTLRSSEVKESMWRLWKRCRTF, from the coding sequence ATGGCACAGGAAAACTCGTCCCGGGTGACTGAATTCATCCTCCTGGGGCTCTCCGACACCCGAGAGCTGACACTCCTCTTCTTCACCCTCTTCCTCCTGGCTTACGCCATGGTCCTGCTGGGCAACCTCCTCATCATCGTGACAGTCAGGACTGACCCCAAGCTCTCCTCGCCCATGTACTTCCTCCTCTGCAATCTGTCCTTCATCGATATCTGCTACACCTCTGTCACCACCCCCAGGGTGCTGGTGACCCTGCTCTCAGGGCACAAGGCCATTGCCTTTGAGGGCTGCATGGCccagctgtttttcctgcactttGTGGGTTCCTCGGAGATGTTCCTTCTGACGGTGATGGCGTTCGACCGCTACATGGCCATCTGCAGGCCCCTGCACTACACAGCCATCATGGCCCGCGGGGCCTGCTGGGCCCTGGTCACTGCCTGCTGGGCCGGGGGCTTTATCCACTCCACTGTCCAGACTGTGCTCACGCTCCAGCTGCCCTTCTGCGGCCCCAACACCATCCACAGCTACTTCTGTGACATGCCGCAGATCATCCGCCTGGCCTGCACCGACACCGCCCTCACCGAGTGGCTCATGGCCTCCAACAGCGGCCTCATATCCCTGGGCTGCTTCCTGGTTCTGGTGGCCTCCTACGCGCTCATCCTGGCCAAGGTCCGGGCCCGCGTCTCCCAGCGGAACTGGAAGGCACTGTCTACGTGTGCCTCACACGTGATGGCCGTCACCCTGCTCTTCATGCCCTGCATTTTCACCTACCTGCGGCCCGCTGGGACCTTGCCCACCAGCAAGTACGTCTGTGTCATCTACACGATCTTCTCACCCATGatgaaccccctcatctacacCCTGAGGAGCAGCGAGGTGAAGGAATCCATGTGGAGACTCTGGAAGCGTTGCAGAACCTTCTGA